GCCTTGGAGGAGTTCCCCACATTTGGCGCGTAAATCTTCGTGGATGGGGCGTGAAAAATCCCGAAAATGCTGGCTAAGGCCATGGGCGGAGGCGGTTTTGATGTAGGTGCTTCCCACGTCGATGAGTAGTTTCATTGCATGACTCCAATGTCGTGGATGATTTTTTCCACCATGGCGGTTTTGTTTTCAAAGCTTCCCGCTTTTGCCCGCTCATATGCTAGGCAACGCGCAGGGATAGGCACGTTACCTGGTTCCACGATGCGAATTGACCCACTGGGGTCGCGCAGGGTCAAGATGGCGTTGTGGTTGATGATGTGGGGCGAAAAAGGCACGTCGATGATGCCGTGCTTGATGGCGTTAAATGCCTTGCGCCACAAGGAGTCGGCAGGGTCGTTAAAGACCGCTTCCATGATGGCATGCACGGCAAGCTCTAAGTGTTCTTCTTCTTCGCCATCTTCAAACTGGGGCAGTCCTTGGACGATGCGCAAGATGTATTGGGTGTTGGCCACCGCTTGGGCGTTGCACTCCATGGTGGGGATGCCAAAGGCTTCGTCGCGGGTTTTGGTGATGATTTTATCGGCTCCTACCAATGTGGCAACGAGCGTGGCGGTGGTGATGAGCGCATCAGAGAACTCTTTGTTGCGCGGGAAAGCACCCATCCATTGGTGGTACACGAGCTGTGTTTTTGCACCCGCGCATCCGTGCAAGGCGGCGTAATGGGGGGCGAGTTTTTTGAGTACCTTGGCGGTGATGATGTCTTGGGAGAGCGAACCTGACTGGGAAAAACTCACCGAAAAACTCCGCACCCCTTCTTCCAAAGAAAGCAACATTTCAAGGAGTTGGATGACGATGGTGATGGCGGGAGGCACCAAGGTGGCGGTGAGTGGCCCAAAGGATTCGCGGTTGATGGGCAGGTTGAGCGTTGAGTAGTGGGCGCACACTTTTTCCACGTATTTCCAGTACAAAAAG
This Sulfurospirillum tamanense DNA region includes the following protein-coding sequences:
- a CDS encoding methylaspartate mutase — translated: MSLFERERQTIVSNEYVDNFDFAEVEEFVKGADKNLFISHHYATKTKMLVQPRGGFPTYQKMFKLYETFAGAGIDVLPITIDSHTRLNDYASAKKMLMLSEENETDMLNGFPLINHGYRTTRKMMTHFNLPVSLRHGTPDARLLVETAIASGIFEIEGGPITYMLPYSKNFPLDKAFLYWKYVEKVCAHYSTLNLPINRESFGPLTATLVPPAITIVIQLLEMLLSLEEGVRSFSVSFSQSGSLSQDIITAKVLKKLAPHYAALHGCAGAKTQLVYHQWMGAFPRNKEFSDALITTATLVATLVGADKIITKTRDEAFGIPTMECNAQAVANTQYILRIVQGLPQFEDGEEEEHLELAVHAIMEAVFNDPADSLWRKAFNAIKHGIIDVPFSPHIINHNAILTLRDPSGSIRIVEPGNVPIPARCLAYERAKAGSFENKTAMVEKIIHDIGVMQ